The following proteins come from a genomic window of Mauremys mutica isolate MM-2020 ecotype Southern chromosome 7, ASM2049712v1, whole genome shotgun sequence:
- the SELENOK gene encoding selenoprotein K isoform X2, whose amino-acid sequence MVYISNGQVLDNQSRAPWSLSFITDFFWGIADFVVLFFQSLVHPDLRRRGCISSSNSRYDDGRGPPGNPRRRMGRINHGGGPSPPPMAGGG is encoded by the exons ATGGTTTACATTTCGAACG GACAAGTGTTGGATAACCAGAGTCGGGCTCCTTGGAGTTTATCATTTATAACAGATTTCTTCTGGGGCATAGCAGATTTTGTGGTTTTATT CTTCCAGAGCCTTGTTCATCCAGATTTGAGGAGGAGAGGCTGTATATCTTCCTCAAATTCAAGATATGATGATGGAAGAGG GCCTCCAGGAAATCCTCGCCGTAGAATGGGTCGAATAAATCACGGTGGAGGTCCCAGTCCACCGCCCATGgctggaggaggatga
- the SELENOK gene encoding selenoprotein K isoform X1 produces MVYISNGQVLDNQSRAPWSLSFITDFFWGIADFVVLFFQSLVHPDLRRRGCISSSNSRYDDGRGPPGNPRRRMGRINHGGGPSPPPMAGGGUGR; encoded by the exons ATGGTTTACATTTCGAACG GACAAGTGTTGGATAACCAGAGTCGGGCTCCTTGGAGTTTATCATTTATAACAGATTTCTTCTGGGGCATAGCAGATTTTGTGGTTTTATT CTTCCAGAGCCTTGTTCATCCAGATTTGAGGAGGAGAGGCTGTATATCTTCCTCAAATTCAAGATATGATGATGGAAGAGG GCCTCCAGGAAATCCTCGCCGTAGAATGGGTCGAATAAATCACGGTGGAGGTCCCAGTCCACCGCCCATGgctggaggaggatgaggaaggtaA
- the ACTR8 gene encoding actin-related protein 8, protein MTQAEKGEAENGKDKERDKEREQRGAKRPIVPAAVPDSLQEQIQSNFIVVIHPGSTTLRIGRATDTLPVSTPHIIARRQKHQGQPVYKDSWLLRDGLNKPESTEQRQNGLKMVDQAIWSKKMSNGARRIPVSPDQARSYNRQMRPAILDHSSGNKWTNTSHHPEYLVGEEALYVNPLDCYNIHWPIRRGQLNLHPGPGGSLTAVLADLEVIWSHVIQKYLEIPLKDLKYYRCILLIPDIYNKQHVKELVHMILMKMGFSGIVVHQESVCATFGSGLGSACIIDVGDQKTSVCCVEDGVSQRNTRLCLAYGGSDVSRCFYWLMQRAGFPYRDCQLANKMDCLLLQHLKETFCHLDQDISGLQDHEFQIRHPDSPALLYQFRLGDEKLQAPMALFYPATFGIVGQKMTSLQHRSQGDPEDPHDEHYLLATQSKQEQSAKATADRKSMSKPGGFEGDLRGQSSDISERIYPQEVELGSSQSDCIIAGNESEEPLAAHMSRKTAISQFEGKALGLDKAILHSIDCCASDDTKKKMYSSILVVGGGLMFHKAQEFLQHRILNKMPPSFRRVVENVEVITRPKDMDPRLIAWKGGAVLACLDTTQELWIYQREWQRFGVRMLRERAAFVW, encoded by the exons ATGACCCAGGCGGAGAAAGGCGAAGCGGAGAACGGGAAGGACAAGGAGCGGGACAAGGAGcgggagcagcgcggagccaaGCGGCCCATCGTCCCCGCCGCCGTGCCCGACTCCCTGCAGGAG CAAATACAAAGCAACTTCATTGTTGTGATACATCCTGGATCAACAACTCTGAGAATTGGGAGAGCCACTGACACGCTTCCTGTTAGTACTCCCCATATCATTGCAAGAAGACAGAAACATCAAGGACAGCCTGTATACAAAGATAGTTGGCTTCTAAGAGATGGACTCAAT aaacctGAAAGTACTGAGCAAAGACAAAATGGCCTTAAAATGGTGGACCAAGCAATATGGTCCAAAAAGATGTCAAATGGTGCAAGGCGTATACCAGTGTCACCTGATCAG GCCCGATCATACAACAGACAGATGCGGCCGGCTATTCTAGATCACAGCTCTGGGAACAAATGGACAAATACGTCCCATCATCCTGAGTATCTGGTAGGAGAAGAG GCGCTATATGTTAATCCTTTAGATTGTTATAATATTCATTGGCCTATCCGAAGAGGACAGTTAAACCTTCACCCAGGGCCTGGTGGCTCCCTTACTGCAGTACTAGCAGATCTTGAAGTTATCTGGTCGCACGTAATACAAAAATATTTGGAAATACCACTGAAAGACTTAAAG TATTACAGATGCATTTTACTAATACCAGACATCTATAATAAACAACATGTGAAAGAACTCGTACATATGATCCTAATGAAGATGGGCTTTTCAG GTATAGTGGTCCATCAGGAGTCTGTCTGTGCTACTTTTGGAAGTGGCTTAGGTAGTGCGTGTATAATAGATGTAGGCGATCAGAAGACAAGTGTTTGCTGTGTAGAGGATGGAGTTTCACAACGTAACACCCG gtTGTGCCTTGCATATGGTGGATCTGATGTATCAAGGTGTTTTTACTGGCTTATGCAGCGAGCTGGGTTTCCTTACAGGGATTGTCAGTTAGCTAATAAAATGGACTGCCTTCTCCTTCAGCACTTAAAAGAGACATTTTGTCATTTAGACCAG GATATTTCTGGACTGCAAGACCATGAGTTCCAGATTCGTCATCCAGACTCTCCAGCCTTATTATACCAGTTCCGATTAGGGGATGAAAAACTACAG GCTCCGATGGCTCTGTTTTATCCAGCAACTTTTGGAATTGTTGGGCAGAAAATGACATCTTTGCAACACAGGTCACAAGGTGACCCAGAGGATCCTCATGATGAACATTATCTGTTAGCTACCCAAAGTAAACAAGAGCAG tctgcAAAAGCTACAGCTGATAGGAAGTCCATGTCCAAGCCTGGTGGATTTGAGGGAGACTTGCGTGGCCAGTCCTCAGACATTTCAGAGAGGATTTATCCACAAGAAGTGGAACTGGGATCCTCTCAGAGTGATTGTATAATAGCTGGAAATGAGTCTGAGGAACCCCTAGCAGCGCACATGTCCAGGAAAACCGCTATATCCCAGTTTGAAGGCAAAGCACTAGGCCTTGACAAAGCCATTCTTCATAGTATTGACTGCTGTG CCTCTGATGATACCAAAAAGAAGATGTATAGTTCTATCCTAGTAGTGGGAGGAGGCCTGATGTTTCATAAAGCTCAAGAATTTCTTCAGCACCGAATTCTCAACAAAATGCCTCCTTCTTTCAGAAGAGTTGTTGAAAATGTAGAAGTCATTACAAGACCTAAG GATATGGATCCACGCTTGATTGCATGGAAAGGTGGTGCAGTTTTGGCCTGTCTGGATACAACCCAGGAACTATGGATATATCAGCGAGAATGGCAACGCTTTGGTGTCCGGATGTTACGGGAGAGAGCTGCATTTGTGTGGTAA